In Saccharothrix violaceirubra, the following are encoded in one genomic region:
- a CDS encoding copper resistance CopC family protein, whose amino-acid sequence MRHAVSLLLAFLVAGGVALATAAPASAHNVLISSDPKDGATLESGPKEITLTFDQPVQGGEGFNTITVKAPDGTQWQGDGQPTVKDNSVRFPIRTLGDAAEYTVTYRILSADGHSVPGSLKFTTTKAGGGTPAPVETATGAESSGGIPIWVWIVGAVVLLGGGVFFALRGGTPEDARR is encoded by the coding sequence ATGAGGCACGCCGTCTCCCTGCTGCTCGCGTTCCTGGTCGCGGGTGGCGTCGCGTTGGCGACGGCCGCGCCCGCGTCCGCGCACAACGTGCTGATCAGCAGCGATCCGAAGGACGGGGCGACGCTGGAGTCCGGCCCGAAGGAGATCACGCTGACCTTCGACCAGCCCGTCCAGGGCGGCGAGGGGTTCAACACGATCACCGTGAAGGCACCGGACGGCACCCAGTGGCAGGGTGACGGCCAGCCGACCGTAAAAGACAACTCGGTCAGGTTCCCGATCCGCACGCTGGGCGACGCGGCCGAGTACACGGTGACCTACCGCATCCTGTCGGCCGACGGGCACTCCGTGCCGGGTTCGCTGAAGTTCACCACGACGAAGGCCGGCGGCGGCACGCCCGCACCGGTCGAGACCGCGACCGGTGCGGAGTCGTCGGGGGGCATCCCGATCTGGGTGTGGATCGTCGGTGCGGTCGTGCTGCTGGGCGGCGGCGTGTTCTTCGCCCTGCGCGGCGGCACGCCGGAGGACGCCAGGCGATGA